The following DNA comes from Salvia splendens isolate huo1 chromosome 17, SspV2, whole genome shotgun sequence.
TGGGGAGAGGACAAACAAAGTGTGGGGCCTTTTTtgcaattatggaattttgaGTGTCATGATTTTATGATGCAATACtgctttcttttttctttttagaatgTGATTCTTTGCTTCTCCTTTTTTCAGTCATTCGTTGTGCTCTCTTTTTCGCCaaccatttttccttttttctcccTATTTCTCCTTTTTTACATCGTTTATCTTGTGTAGGATTTATGGCCTAACTAGAGATTAATTATGagtttcaattaattaatgtatgttTGAATTATACTATGTATGATTTGAGTAATTGTACATATTTAACTTAAAAGCAAACTAATCAAGATTACGTTTTAGGACAAAATTATGTCTAGTAAAATGTACACTTGTACTTGTAAATTGCAAAGAAAGAGCACTTGAAAGTATTGGCATGACAAAATCACCATCATTGGAGTAAAGAAAATGTCCCACACTACGTAATAAACCCCTATTATATTAATCTTAGTGGTGGCGAACACCAATTAACCTCAAAATTTTATCATGACGCAAGaattatctcttttttttttactaaacaGTTTATGAATTTGCTTGGTGATGCAATGCGCTCTTGGATTTGGGGAAAAAGCAAAATGCTTTTTTAATTAGTGTATTGATATTGACACCTTACATCACCTTCCACTCCGTGGAGCATCTTCATTTGGTGGACACGTTTAGCTTCGTAGTCCGCGTCGCACCTGAGTCTTGCTCCTTCCCACTCCATGGCTTCCGTTTTCCTATAAAACGCCACTTGCCCACACCATATCGCTTCCCCTGCACTCGCAACTTTCTCCAACACCTATCAATCGCATCAAATTAAACCACCACCGTCGCCGCCTACTCCGCCGCCGCAGAGATGGCTTCAACTGCAGCATACTACTACACCGGATGCGAGGACGACTACCAGCCGCACTTCCTCGATTCCTGCTCCCTCTGCCGCAGATCGCTCAACCAAAACAGCGACATCTTCATGTACAGGTAAAATTAGGGCACGATACTGTGAAATCGCAGCTCAATTGcgaaattcatttgattttacTGAGTTTCTAAGCCGGTGGTGGAACGATTTTGCAGAGGAAACACGCCGTTCTGTAGCCAGGAGTGCCGGCAGGAGCAGATTGAGATGGATGAGGCGTTGGAGAAGAAGTGGAAactgtcttcttcttcttcttcttcttcgaagAGATCGAGCGCTGTGAGGCAGAGCTCTGACTCCGCGAAGGAATCTGGCATGAATAAAGCTGTACGGACGGGAACTGTGGCTGTGATTTGAGATTTGAATTCGTTGCAAATAAGTATATACATATTTGAGAAGGATTATGGATGACTTCTTCGACGAAATCGCATGAACTGGAGCTTGATCTGCTGAACAGAGATGGGTGCAGAAGAAGTCcgaaattttgattttactttttatttacattttcctttttttttctttaatttctggAATATGGCATCTGATATGTGTATATGGTGGGGAAGGATTGAGAGTCCTTTAATTGGATGTCATCAAATATAAATATCGGTTAATCACCTCTCTTTTGATATTGCTAATTACTTGAGCATAAGAGGGTATGAGTTTCTGGGAAATCTTCTTTAATATTGGAAATTTATTAGTAGGAGTATTTGATTTTTTAGCAACAAAGCTCAGTATTATTATGATATGCGATTGATGCCGTCGGTTCCGTATCCAAGCGAACCGGTATCATAACCGGCTCGGCTCTACATGTAAATTTATGGTTCTATTTGAGTCGGACCGGATCGGATCGATCGGTATGTTACTGGGTCGAATCGACGAGTCCATTGCAATCTATCAACGGCAGGAACAAAATTAATGGCTGCATCAGAATAAATAACGTTTCAAGGTTATGGTTTTTTCTCTCAATTATTAATAGTTTAAATCAGGGTAAAACACATACTAGTAAGTACTAGTACTAAATTTACTACTCTaccaattaaaaatataaattcaacTACGACAATGTGCTCACCTTATCACCATTATTCAATTGTGGAAACAAAAGGTCTTAGTTAATCAGGCGATGCAACCAAGAAGTTTGTTTTTTGCTTTGGTTTTGCTTTTTATTTTATGATCGTATCAAATAATCAAACAAAATTAGGTTTACGAAATTACGAGCATTTGTTATCGGTCAAGATCCTCCTTTCCTAGATTTATTTGTACTTATTATGTGTATTTATTGGAAATGTAATCAATTTTGAACAAAATCCTTTATTTCCCACAAAGTTAACTTTGATCATTAAAGTCACTAACttaataggagtataattttaagaACTAAGTTTAAACTTTGGGGGAAATATCAGAATTTACATAAAGttttgtgatatttttttttgtcaatggTATCTTATTAATACCCCATCTCAAAGTTatctattttttctattttctcactttaatttgaaatatttacatttttttcataCACTCTCCCAATTCACATGCTATTTTGCACAAATCATAGTGTGtaccaaaaatagtactccactcAGATATTTCTCCATGAAAGAGAAGTTACTTTTTTCATGTGGTGGTTCAATACCTCATTCGTTAATTCATTAAGCATGAGATCAGGGGTTCGATATCTATCCATATAAATGGAACAAATTATTTGGACAATGCCCAATTATTTAATACATTGACCGTTGTGACGTATTCTGTGACTATCGGCTAGGATGATACCtacaaagagaaaaaaaaactattttattttcctaAAAACAAGTAAATTTTAGGCATTATCCTTTTCCTTTAAACTTTGGAGGGATAAAGCAACAAACATCAGTATCATGGGAGCACTGGTCCACCACAAAAAGTACAACtcatagaaaatgaaatgttcccaaaccaaaaccaaatGCCATCCATCAAATTCAGGTGATTAGCCCGGAGTTCGGATAACCACAATTACGtggttaataaaaaaatcattattcattttctatttaaaaaaaaataaatttatcagaAAAATTATGAGGTTTGGTGACTAACTGagaacaaattcaaaattcacattGAAAAAATTCTCTATTTTGTAAGCTTAATCAACATCGCTCCTTTTTTTAGCTTCAGTAATATACTTTAAATTAAGTCAACTTCCACTCAATGATGTAGTAAGAGGCTCAGGCCCACttatttttaggaatttaaatCGAGTGTACT
Coding sequences within:
- the LOC121773591 gene encoding FCS-Like Zinc finger 3-like, yielding MASTAAYYYTGCEDDYQPHFLDSCSLCRRSLNQNSDIFMYRGNTPFCSQECRQEQIEMDEALEKKWKLSSSSSSSSKRSSAVRQSSDSAKESGMNKAVRTGTVAVI